One Bacillus amyloliquefaciens DSM 7 = ATCC 23350 DNA window includes the following coding sequences:
- a CDS encoding DUF6809 family protein, producing the protein MKLMGTPSKMIEVGNKCGMKHGAVELGSHFYDAGMVAILKLVARTELHDSNEVKIEVSEKARAANEQVNKLFKDLVNKLSGEQLELFKAFDEAYSCKASFDTEDAFSAGFVGGFRYLMGEAAYSNDMNFYK; encoded by the coding sequence ATGAAATTAATGGGTACGCCATCTAAAATGATCGAGGTTGGAAATAAATGTGGGATGAAGCATGGAGCGGTCGAGTTGGGTTCACATTTCTATGACGCGGGAATGGTTGCAATTCTAAAGCTTGTCGCACGTACGGAGCTGCATGATTCGAATGAGGTGAAAATTGAAGTTTCGGAAAAAGCAAGGGCTGCTAATGAACAAGTAAACAAGCTTTTCAAAGACTTAGTAAATAAGCTGTCAGGAGAGCAACTGGAGCTATTCAAAGCGTTTGATGAAGCATATTCTTGCAAGGCTTCATTTGATACAGAAGATGCATTCAGCGCGGGTTTTGTGGGCGGCTTCCGTTACTTAATGGGGGAAGCGGCTTACAGCAACGATATGAATTTTTACAAGTAA